Proteins from a single region of Budorcas taxicolor isolate Tak-1 chromosome 11, Takin1.1, whole genome shotgun sequence:
- the LOC128056249 gene encoding 60S ribosomal protein L21-like: MTNTKGKRRGTCYMFSRPFRKHGVVPLATYMRIYRKSDIVDIKGMGTVQKGMPHKCYHGKTGRVYNVTQHAVGIIVNKQVKGKILAKRINVRIEHIKHSKSRDSFLKRVKENDQKKKEAKEKGTWVQLKRQPAPPREAHFVRTDGKEPELLEPIP; this comes from the coding sequence ATGACCAACACAAAGGGAAAGAGGCGGGGCACCTGCTACATGTTCTCCAGGCCTTTCAGAAAACATGGAGTTGTTCCTTTGGCCACATACATGCGAATCTACAGGAAGAGTGATATTGTAGATATCAAGGGAATGGGTACTGTTCAAAAAGGAATGCCCCACAAATGTTACCATGGAAAAACTGGGAGAGTCTACAATGTTACCCAGCATGCTGTTGGCATCATTGTAAACAAACAAGTTAAGGGCaagattcttgccaagagaattaaTGTGCGTATCGAGCATATTAAGCACTCTAAGAGCCGAGATAGCTTCCTGAAACGTGTGaaggaaaatgatcagaaaaagaaggaagccaaAGAGAAAGGGACTTGGGTTCAGCTGAAGCGCCAGCCTGCTCCACCTAGAGAAGCACACTTTGTGAGGACCGATGGAAAGGAACCCGAACTGTTGGAGCCCATCCCCTAA